A single region of the Biomaibacter acetigenes genome encodes:
- a CDS encoding ArsR/SmtB family transcription factor has protein sequence MKKLLGTVPDMTGLAELFKVLADETRARIVYLLSKEELCVCDIATILGTTVSNVSHHLRVLRTSHLVRFRRDGKQVYYTLDDDHVIHIIREGFDHVNHTTRTDR, from the coding sequence GTGAAAAAGCTCTTGGGTACGGTGCCGGATATGACCGGTCTGGCAGAGCTTTTCAAGGTGCTGGCCGATGAGACCAGGGCCAGAATTGTTTATCTCTTGTCAAAAGAAGAGCTTTGCGTGTGCGATATAGCCACCATCCTGGGAACTACCGTCTCCAATGTATCCCATCACTTAAGAGTACTCCGGACTTCCCACCTGGTAAGGTTCCGGCGGGATGGAAAACAGGTTTACTATACCCTGGATGACGACCATGTGATTCACATCATAAGAGAGGGATTTGACCACGTAAATCACACGACCAGGACCGATAGGTGA
- the uvrC gene encoding excinuclease ABC subunit UvrC — MFNPERIASFPERPGVYIMKDKRGKVIYVGKAVSLKHRVRSYFQSSKNLPIKVASMVPRIEDIEYIVTDSEVEALILECNLIKFHRPKYNILLRDDKQYPYIKITLNEKFPRLLVVRRVKKDGARYFGPYANAGAMREAIDVIRKIFPIRSCKKDLSQVPLKERPCLNFHIKRCLAPCQANISENDYNDIIRNIIMFLEGKQQTLIDRLREKMEKAAENLDFEWAAVLRNQILALEKVLEKQKIVSADMSDKDVIAMARGFDIVCAQVFFVREGKLVEREPFILKNTEGVERKEILASFIKQFYDSASFIPREIIVEEEIEDLPIIEEWLTQKKGSKVSITIPRRGEKKKLAEMVAENARTFLDQRESMKDREKMKSQKAMEELKTYLKLEDIPNRIEAFDISNTKGTESVASMIVFEGGSPKKQDYRRFKIKTVEGPNDFESIKEAVSRRFKRAIEGDEKFKDLPDLLLIDGGKGQLKYAREALRELNLEYIPTIGLAKEFEHIFVEGKDDPIILPRDSEALYLVQRVRDEAHRFAITFHRQLRDKRNLHSVLEDIPGIGKVRRLALLNALGSIDGIKEASVDELSKVPGMNRKAAEAVYNFFHKKI, encoded by the coding sequence ATGTTTAACCCCGAAAGGATTGCATCATTTCCGGAAAGACCCGGAGTTTATATAATGAAGGATAAGAGAGGAAAGGTTATTTATGTAGGAAAGGCCGTATCTTTAAAGCACCGGGTGCGATCTTATTTCCAATCCTCAAAAAATCTTCCGATTAAAGTAGCTTCCATGGTACCCAGAATCGAGGATATAGAATATATAGTCACTGATTCCGAAGTGGAAGCCCTCATACTGGAGTGCAACCTCATCAAATTCCACCGGCCGAAGTACAACATCCTTCTCAGGGATGACAAGCAGTATCCGTATATAAAAATAACCCTGAATGAAAAGTTCCCCCGCCTTCTGGTAGTGCGGAGGGTGAAAAAAGATGGTGCCAGGTATTTCGGTCCCTATGCCAATGCCGGGGCCATGCGAGAGGCCATTGATGTTATCAGGAAAATATTCCCTATACGAAGCTGCAAGAAAGACTTGAGCCAGGTGCCTCTAAAAGAGCGGCCCTGTCTCAATTTCCATATAAAACGGTGTCTTGCTCCCTGCCAGGCAAACATTAGTGAAAACGATTACAATGATATAATCAGGAATATAATAATGTTCCTGGAGGGTAAGCAGCAAACCCTCATAGACAGACTCAGGGAAAAAATGGAAAAAGCTGCCGAAAACCTTGATTTTGAATGGGCGGCAGTACTGAGAAACCAGATACTGGCCCTGGAAAAGGTACTGGAAAAACAAAAGATAGTTTCTGCCGATATGTCCGATAAAGATGTGATTGCCATGGCCAGAGGCTTTGATATAGTGTGTGCTCAGGTGTTTTTCGTGAGGGAAGGCAAGCTGGTGGAGCGTGAACCATTTATCCTGAAAAATACCGAAGGTGTGGAAAGAAAAGAGATACTGGCATCTTTTATTAAGCAATTTTATGACAGTGCATCATTCATACCAAGAGAAATTATCGTGGAAGAAGAAATAGAGGATCTTCCTATTATAGAGGAATGGCTTACTCAAAAAAAGGGTTCAAAGGTCAGTATCACAATTCCCCGGCGGGGGGAGAAAAAGAAGCTGGCTGAAATGGTGGCGGAAAATGCCAGGACTTTTCTTGACCAGAGGGAAAGCATGAAAGACCGGGAAAAAATGAAGAGCCAAAAGGCCATGGAAGAACTAAAAACATATTTGAAACTCGAGGATATTCCAAACCGCATTGAAGCCTTTGACATATCCAACACCAAGGGGACAGAATCGGTAGCATCCATGATAGTCTTTGAAGGGGGGAGTCCAAAAAAACAGGATTACCGCAGGTTCAAGATCAAAACCGTGGAAGGACCTAATGATTTCGAGAGCATAAAAGAAGCCGTATCCCGAAGGTTTAAGAGGGCTATTGAAGGTGATGAAAAATTTAAAGACCTACCCGATCTACTGCTTATAGATGGAGGCAAAGGACAGCTCAAGTATGCCCGGGAGGCACTCCGGGAATTAAACCTTGAATATATCCCCACCATAGGCCTTGCCAAGGAATTCGAGCACATTTTTGTGGAGGGTAAGGATGACCCCATCATCCTCCCCCGGGATTCGGAAGCGCTATATCTGGTACAAAGGGTCCGAGATGAGGCCCACCGCTTTGCCATCACATTTCATAGACAACTCCGGGACAAGAGGAATCTTCACTCAGTGCTAGAGGACATTCCCGGCATAGGCAAAGTTCGGAGGTTAGCCCTCCTGAATGCTCTTGGAAGCATAGATGGCATAAAAGAGGCTTCGGTGGATGAACTGTCTAAAGTTCCGGGGATGAACCGGAAGGCAGCCGAAGCAGTGTATAATTTTTTTCATAAAAAGATATGA
- a CDS encoding LacI family DNA-binding transcriptional regulator translates to MPTIKDVAAKAGVSTATVSRVINGEKVREETKEKVIKTIKLLGYRPNQIARSLKTQKTHTIGFVVPDYGQFFMQIAKVVEDILNGYGYSLVVCYSDENPDREKARIRMLTEKQVDGMLVVPTSDEDNYIMELNKRGIPVILIDRMVKDIQTDCVLVDNVNGAYQAVEHLITKGYQRIGVINGRQEVTTGEERYRGYLRVFEDYNLPIDRDIIRFGDFSTESGYTLMKELMSLQNPPEAVFIANCYMTIGAMLAIKEMDIKVPEDVAIVGFDDTELTRLSDPPLTAVVQPVREIGEMAANLLYKRICGDMSDYPKMYRLKATLVVRASTDPGWKADIIEKKGA, encoded by the coding sequence ATGCCGACGATAAAAGACGTGGCAGCAAAAGCGGGAGTTTCCACCGCAACGGTGTCCAGGGTTATCAATGGAGAGAAAGTCAGGGAGGAGACAAAAGAAAAGGTTATCAAAACAATTAAACTTCTTGGATACCGACCAAATCAGATCGCCCGGAGTCTGAAGACCCAGAAAACCCACACTATCGGTTTTGTAGTGCCTGATTATGGTCAATTCTTCATGCAGATCGCCAAAGTTGTGGAGGATATTTTAAATGGCTATGGTTACAGTCTGGTTGTTTGTTACAGTGATGAAAATCCGGACCGTGAAAAAGCCAGAATCAGGATGCTGACAGAAAAGCAGGTAGATGGGATGCTGGTAGTTCCAACCAGTGATGAGGATAATTATATTATGGAACTAAATAAGCGGGGAATACCCGTCATTCTTATCGACCGTATGGTAAAGGATATCCAGACCGATTGTGTTCTGGTGGACAATGTAAATGGGGCTTATCAGGCGGTGGAGCACCTTATCACAAAAGGATACCAGCGCATAGGCGTCATCAACGGCCGCCAGGAGGTTACTACCGGAGAGGAAAGATACCGTGGGTACTTAAGGGTATTTGAAGATTATAATTTACCGATAGACAGAGATATCATCCGTTTTGGTGACTTTTCTACCGAAAGCGGCTATACTTTGATGAAAGAATTAATGTCGTTGCAAAATCCGCCTGAAGCAGTTTTTATCGCTAATTGTTACATGACCATAGGTGCCATGCTTGCCATAAAAGAAATGGACATAAAAGTTCCTGAGGATGTAGCTATAGTGGGCTTTGACGATACTGAACTCACACGTCTTTCCGACCCCCCCTTGACTGCGGTGGTCCAGCCTGTACGGGAGATAGGTGAGATGGCCGCAAATCTCTTATATAAAAGAATTTGCGGTGATATGTCCGATTATCCAAAAATGTATAGATTAAAGGCAACATTGGTGGTCCGTGCTTCCACCGATCCCGGTTGGAAAGCAGATATAATAGAAAAGAAAGGAGCATAA
- the rbsD gene encoding D-ribose pyranase: MKKSGVLNKELAGELTGLGHMDEFIICDAGFPVPRDAKRIDLALTKGIPTFMDTLRAVLSEIVAEKIVIAEETQKISPELYKKWRDIFKYQEFELIPHSQFKERARNVKFIVRTGEFIPYANMLIVAASQAEEFKKNFDVTF; encoded by the coding sequence ATGAAAAAATCCGGAGTGTTAAACAAAGAACTGGCCGGAGAGTTGACCGGTCTTGGCCATATGGATGAATTTATCATATGCGATGCTGGTTTCCCAGTCCCCAGAGATGCAAAAAGAATTGACCTCGCATTGACAAAAGGCATACCAACTTTTATGGATACTCTGAGAGCCGTATTGAGCGAAATTGTAGCAGAAAAAATAGTGATTGCCGAGGAAACTCAGAAAATAAGTCCTGAACTCTATAAGAAGTGGAGAGACATATTCAAATACCAGGAGTTTGAACTTATTCCCCACAGCCAGTTTAAGGAGAGGGCCAGAAATGTAAAGTTTATCGTGAGGACTGGGGAATTTATCCCCTACGCCAACATGTTGATTGTGGCGGCCTCTCAGGCAGAAGAATTTAAAAAGAATTTTGACGTTACATTTTAG
- a CDS encoding L-fucose isomerase → MNNTSFRLIGSLPKIGIRPIIDGRRKGVREALEDQTMGMAKAVAQLLSENLKYPNGQPVECVIADTTIGGVAEAARCAEKFAREGVGVSISVTPCWCYGSETIDMDPYIPKAIWGFNGTERPGAVYLAAALAGHSQKGLPAFGIYGRDVQDATDRSIPEDVKEKLMRFARAGLAVALMRGKSYLSMGSVSMGIAGSIVNSDFFESYLGMRNEYVDMSEFTRRIDEEIYDKDEFERALKWVKENCKEGKDNNSPAMQSSRQRKDWEWEFVVKMTMIARDLMVGNERLAELGYVEEAQGHNAIAAGFQGQRQWTDHFPNGDFMEAMLNSSFDWNGIRAPYIMATENDSLNGVAMLFGYLLTNTAQIFADVRTYWSPDAVKRVTGKELTGIAENGIIHLINSGAAALDGTGQQSRNGEPVMKPFWEITEDEAKKCLDATSWRPAIREYFRGGGFSSNFLTKGGMPVTMMRVNIIKGLGPVLQIAEGYTVDLPEDVHNILDKRTDPTWPTTWFAPRLTGSSAFRDVYSVMNNWGANHGAISYGHIGADLITLASILRIPVCMHNVPEEKIFRPSAWGAFGTKDLEGADYRACKNFGPLYGKF, encoded by the coding sequence GTGAATAACACTAGTTTCAGATTAATCGGAAGCTTACCAAAAATCGGAATACGGCCGATAATAGACGGCCGGCGCAAAGGTGTCAGAGAAGCACTGGAAGACCAGACCATGGGAATGGCCAAAGCCGTGGCTCAATTGTTATCTGAAAACCTCAAATACCCCAACGGCCAGCCAGTGGAATGCGTTATAGCCGATACCACTATTGGTGGCGTTGCGGAAGCTGCAAGATGCGCCGAGAAATTTGCCCGGGAGGGTGTTGGAGTTTCTATTTCTGTCACGCCCTGCTGGTGCTACGGCTCAGAGACTATAGACATGGACCCTTACATTCCCAAGGCAATCTGGGGCTTTAACGGCACAGAAAGGCCCGGTGCGGTGTATCTGGCGGCGGCTCTGGCGGGCCATAGCCAGAAGGGTTTGCCGGCTTTTGGAATCTATGGCAGAGATGTTCAGGATGCGACAGACAGATCAATACCGGAAGATGTTAAGGAAAAACTAATGAGATTTGCCAGAGCAGGCCTTGCAGTAGCCTTGATGAGAGGAAAGTCGTACCTCTCCATGGGAAGTGTTTCCATGGGGATTGCAGGTTCTATTGTCAACTCCGATTTCTTTGAAAGTTATCTGGGTATGAGAAATGAATATGTAGATATGTCGGAATTTACCCGCCGAATCGACGAAGAAATTTATGATAAAGATGAATTTGAAAGAGCCCTCAAATGGGTGAAAGAAAACTGTAAAGAAGGTAAAGACAACAATTCTCCTGCCATGCAGTCTTCCAGGCAAAGAAAAGATTGGGAATGGGAATTTGTCGTTAAGATGACCATGATTGCCAGGGATCTCATGGTAGGAAATGAGAGATTGGCAGAACTTGGATATGTTGAAGAGGCTCAAGGCCACAATGCTATCGCCGCAGGCTTCCAGGGCCAGAGGCAATGGACCGACCACTTCCCCAACGGAGATTTCATGGAAGCCATGCTCAATTCATCTTTTGATTGGAACGGCATAAGGGCTCCCTATATAATGGCCACCGAAAACGACAGCCTCAACGGTGTAGCCATGCTGTTCGGTTATCTTTTAACAAATACCGCTCAAATCTTTGCGGATGTCAGGACTTACTGGAGCCCCGATGCAGTAAAACGCGTGACTGGCAAAGAGCTTACTGGTATTGCAGAAAACGGCATCATACACCTGATAAATTCCGGAGCGGCTGCGCTGGATGGAACCGGACAACAGTCAAGAAACGGTGAACCTGTCATGAAGCCTTTCTGGGAAATAACCGAGGATGAAGCAAAGAAATGCCTTGACGCCACAAGCTGGAGGCCTGCCATCAGGGAATATTTCCGGGGCGGCGGATTCTCCTCCAATTTCCTCACAAAAGGCGGAATGCCGGTCACAATGATGAGAGTAAATATTATAAAAGGCCTCGGTCCCGTGCTGCAGATAGCCGAAGGTTATACGGTGGACTTACCTGAAGACGTTCACAATATCCTGGATAAACGCACAGACCCCACATGGCCCACTACATGGTTTGCTCCAAGACTTACGGGAAGCAGCGCTTTCAGAGACGTATACTCTGTGATGAACAACTGGGGAGCCAACCATGGAGCCATAAGTTATGGCCATATAGGGGCGGATCTAATAACTCTGGCCTCTATACTGCGCATCCCTGTCTGTATGCATAATGTGCCGGAAGAGAAGATTTTCAGGCCCAGTGCCTGGGGCGCTTTTGGAACAAAGGATTTAGAGGGCGCAGACTACAGGGCATGTAAGAACTTTGGGCCCCTTTACGGCAAGTTTTAA
- a CDS encoding sugar ABC transporter ATP-binding protein encodes MGEVLVKMEGIEKSFPGVHALSQAQFELRAGEVHALVGENGAGKSTLMKILTGVYSKDAGHIYIKGQEVEIPNPRAAQNLGISIIHQELNLMPHLTVAQNIFIGREPRKSLNFMLDESELNKKTRELLDTIHMDLDPRTKVSNLTVAKQQMVEIAKALSINAEVIIMDEPTSALTEAEIEELFRIIRHLRDEGKGIIYISHRLEELKQIAERVTVMRDGHYIDTVNINDVTKEKIISMMVGREIYETSKVDLENSSNEVVLEVKNLKRGRTIKDVSFKLKKGEILGFAGLMGAGRTEVARAIFGADPIEGGEIYVKGRKVNIKSPMDAVNRGIGYLSEDRKRYGLALGMDVETNIVLATFEKFLGLLGWVRQDKTRAEARNRIEELKIKTPSLKQKVKFLSGGNQQKVIIAKWLTRNCDILIFDEPTRGIDVGAKSEIYKLLNELAEKGKSIIMISSELPEILRMSHRIVVMCEGRVTGELSATEATQERIMHYATMR; translated from the coding sequence ATGGGTGAAGTTCTTGTAAAAATGGAAGGCATCGAAAAATCATTCCCGGGCGTCCATGCCTTAAGCCAGGCCCAATTCGAGCTGCGCGCCGGTGAAGTGCACGCTCTAGTAGGGGAAAATGGCGCCGGCAAATCCACGCTGATGAAAATACTCACCGGTGTTTATTCCAAAGATGCTGGCCATATTTATATAAAAGGTCAGGAAGTTGAAATTCCGAATCCAAGAGCAGCTCAAAATCTTGGGATAAGCATCATCCATCAAGAGTTAAACTTGATGCCGCATCTTACGGTAGCCCAAAATATTTTTATAGGTCGGGAACCTCGCAAAAGTCTCAATTTCATGCTGGATGAATCGGAACTCAACAAGAAAACCAGAGAATTGCTTGATACGATTCATATGGATTTAGATCCCCGCACTAAAGTATCAAACCTTACCGTGGCTAAACAGCAGATGGTTGAAATTGCCAAAGCTCTTTCTATCAATGCCGAAGTCATAATCATGGATGAACCTACTTCGGCGTTGACCGAAGCTGAAATAGAAGAGCTATTCCGGATTATACGTCATTTAAGGGATGAGGGCAAAGGCATAATTTACATTTCCCACCGCCTGGAAGAACTCAAGCAGATAGCCGAGAGAGTTACCGTCATGCGGGACGGCCATTATATAGATACCGTGAATATAAACGATGTCACAAAAGAAAAAATCATAAGTATGATGGTAGGTAGAGAAATTTACGAAACTTCCAAGGTAGACCTTGAAAATAGTAGCAATGAAGTAGTTCTGGAAGTAAAAAATTTAAAGCGGGGCCGTACCATAAAAGATGTGAGCTTCAAGTTGAAAAAGGGTGAGATCCTGGGCTTTGCGGGGCTTATGGGTGCCGGACGCACAGAGGTAGCCAGGGCAATATTCGGCGCAGATCCCATCGAAGGCGGTGAAATTTATGTGAAAGGTCGGAAAGTCAATATAAAAAGCCCCATGGATGCAGTAAATCGCGGCATAGGATACCTTTCCGAAGACCGTAAACGCTATGGCCTTGCCCTGGGTATGGATGTTGAAACCAATATTGTTCTGGCTACATTTGAAAAATTCCTGGGGTTATTAGGTTGGGTAAGGCAGGATAAAACTCGGGCAGAAGCCAGGAACCGCATAGAGGAACTTAAAATCAAGACACCGAGCTTAAAGCAGAAAGTAAAGTTTTTATCCGGTGGCAATCAGCAGAAAGTTATTATAGCTAAGTGGTTGACTCGGAACTGCGATATCTTGATATTTGATGAACCAACTCGGGGTATTGATGTAGGAGCAAAGAGTGAGATTTATAAACTCCTTAATGAATTAGCGGAAAAAGGAAAATCTATCATCATGATTTCCTCCGAGCTACCGGAAATCTTGCGCATGAGCCACAGAATCGTTGTGATGTGTGAAGGCCGAGTAACCGGAGAACTTAGTGCTACCGAAGCTACACAGGAACGTATCATGCATTATGCTACTATGAGGTAG
- a CDS encoding ABC transporter permease → MENKVTQKKSLFRSDATQKLLAFGSLIILFIVFSLASPNFAKFDNIVGILLATAVNGILALGVTFVIITGGIDLSIGTGMTFAAVMTAVFITNWKLPIIIGVVGGILMGGLCGFINGIIIAKMKVPPFVATLGMMMVAKGLSLVISGTKPIYFNDTPIFREIAMGSIFGIPNAVLIFFLVAIIASIILTRTVLGRYNFALGSNEEAARLSGINVDAWKISIYTLCGIFFGLAGVLMASRLNSAQPSLGQGYELDAIAAVVIGGTSLSGGEGTILGTVIGAFIMSVLTNGLRILSVPQEWQTVVTGVIVVMAVYLDIIRRR, encoded by the coding sequence ATGGAAAATAAAGTAACTCAAAAAAAATCCTTATTTCGTTCAGATGCCACACAAAAGCTACTAGCTTTCGGTAGCTTAATAATCTTGTTCATTGTGTTTTCCCTGGCATCACCCAATTTTGCAAAGTTTGATAATATAGTTGGCATATTACTGGCTACAGCCGTAAACGGCATACTGGCATTAGGTGTAACTTTTGTCATAATCACCGGTGGCATCGACCTCTCCATAGGGACAGGTATGACCTTTGCAGCAGTCATGACTGCCGTTTTTATCACAAACTGGAAATTGCCAATCATAATAGGTGTAGTCGGCGGCATTTTGATGGGAGGATTATGCGGATTTATAAACGGTATAATAATAGCCAAGATGAAGGTTCCACCCTTTGTAGCCACGCTAGGTATGATGATGGTAGCTAAAGGACTTTCTCTGGTTATATCCGGAACGAAGCCCATATACTTCAATGACACACCGATCTTTCGTGAGATCGCCATGGGTTCCATTTTTGGCATACCCAACGCCGTTTTGATATTTTTCTTAGTAGCCATTATAGCAAGTATTATTCTGACCAGGACAGTGTTGGGAAGATACAATTTCGCCCTTGGAAGCAATGAAGAAGCAGCAAGATTATCCGGTATAAATGTAGATGCATGGAAAATCTCTATATATACATTATGTGGTATCTTTTTCGGTCTGGCTGGAGTCTTAATGGCATCTAGATTAAACTCAGCTCAACCGTCTCTAGGTCAAGGTTATGAGCTAGATGCTATAGCCGCAGTGGTTATCGGCGGCACCTCCCTAAGCGGTGGTGAAGGAACAATACTGGGGACCGTCATAGGTGCATTTATCATGAGTGTATTGACCAACGGGTTGCGTATACTATCGGTTCCCCAGGAATGGCAAACGGTGGTTACAGGAGTAATCGTTGTTATGGCTGTATATCTTGACATCATCCGACGCAGGTAA
- a CDS encoding ABC transporter substrate-binding protein gives MKKVKKILAVAVCLVLVVALLAGCGQKEQPKQESKPAENQQSQTQQSQSGSSSSEKIYIPLISKGFQHQFWQAVKQGAEKAAKDYNVEITFEGPENESMVDKQVEMLQAALNKNPKAICLAALDSKAVIPLLEKAKAANIPVIGFDSGVDSDIPVTTAATDNVKAAAAAADKMAELIGGKGEVAVIVHDQTSRTGIDRRDGFVNRIKEKYPDIKIVDIQYGGGDQLKSTDLAKAIIQAHPNLKGFFGANEGSIIGVLNGVKEMNKEGKIVVIGYDSGKQQIDAIKSGVEAGAITQDPIGIGYKAVEAAVKAIKGEQLPKVIDTGFHWYDKTNIDSDEIKPLLYE, from the coding sequence GTGAAAAAAGTCAAAAAGATTTTGGCAGTTGCTGTATGCTTGGTACTTGTAGTAGCCCTTTTGGCCGGGTGTGGCCAGAAGGAACAGCCAAAGCAGGAATCAAAACCTGCTGAAAATCAGCAGAGCCAGACACAACAGAGTCAATCAGGTTCATCAAGTTCTGAGAAGATTTACATTCCTCTCATTTCTAAAGGTTTCCAACACCAATTCTGGCAGGCCGTTAAACAAGGTGCCGAGAAAGCCGCTAAAGATTACAATGTTGAAATTACTTTTGAAGGTCCTGAGAATGAGTCAATGGTCGATAAGCAGGTCGAAATGCTTCAGGCCGCTCTCAACAAGAATCCTAAGGCTATCTGTCTTGCAGCATTGGACAGCAAAGCGGTCATTCCTCTGCTTGAAAAGGCAAAAGCTGCCAATATACCCGTTATCGGATTTGACTCCGGCGTAGACAGCGATATCCCCGTTACGACCGCTGCCACAGATAACGTTAAAGCTGCTGCAGCCGCCGCTGATAAAATGGCGGAGCTCATCGGTGGAAAAGGAGAGGTTGCTGTCATAGTCCATGACCAGACCAGCCGCACCGGTATCGATCGCCGTGATGGTTTTGTAAACCGCATCAAAGAAAAATATCCTGATATAAAAATCGTTGATATTCAATATGGTGGCGGCGACCAGCTGAAATCTACCGACCTTGCAAAAGCCATTATCCAGGCCCATCCAAACCTCAAAGGTTTCTTTGGCGCCAATGAAGGTTCCATTATCGGTGTATTAAACGGCGTAAAAGAAATGAACAAGGAAGGTAAGATTGTGGTAATAGGTTATGATTCCGGTAAACAGCAAATAGATGCCATAAAGAGCGGAGTAGAAGCTGGAGCTATCACCCAGGATCCCATCGGTATCGGATATAAAGCTGTAGAAGCTGCGGTAAAGGCCATAAAAGGCGAACAGTTGCCTAAAGTAATAGATACCGGGTTCCACTGGTATGACAAGACCAATATAGATTCCGATGAAATAAAGCCACTGTTGTATGAATAA
- a CDS encoding FGGY-family carbohydrate kinase, which yields MKNYLLGIDVGTQSLRVGIFDLQGKSLAFSSKSYETYYPHVSWAEQNPMDWWACAKVCTREVLKKADISPDDIAGISIDTFSCTVLPVDENGTPLHNAVIWMDIRAVKEAEEITATGHPYLKYAGDWVSPEWMIPKALWFKRHKPDIYKKSAKFIECTDWMTYKLTGKWTLSLDHIASKWNYVKSEGGFPQDLMEKVGLEDLMEKWPKEIKALGEYVGGLTKQAAEELGLKEGTPVAQGGIDAHLGMIGLGAVETGDMALIMGSSTCHMALSPIPVFGSGVWGPFDEAIIPGNWVMEGGQTSTGSIVKWFKDNFAYKEEEEARQKGVSVYTLLDEKAAQIPAGSEGLVLLDYFQGNRSPLRDPKARGAIWGLGLKHRGEHILRAIYEGTAYGTRFILEALKEKNFTVEKIYAGGGGAQSKLWLKIHADVCQTPIILTEDTESMALGAAMCAAVGAGIYKDFKEAAKNMVKVKTKIMPDLANKDAYDFYFDKYKRTYEHLKDLMHEMYERA from the coding sequence ATGAAAAATTATCTTCTTGGAATAGATGTCGGCACTCAAAGCTTAAGAGTCGGCATCTTTGACCTTCAAGGAAAATCCCTGGCCTTTTCCTCAAAAAGCTATGAGACCTACTATCCCCACGTGAGCTGGGCTGAACAAAATCCCATGGACTGGTGGGCATGTGCTAAAGTTTGCACCAGGGAAGTTTTAAAAAAAGCAGATATTTCTCCCGACGACATAGCAGGTATAAGTATTGATACTTTTTCATGTACCGTCCTTCCTGTCGATGAAAACGGCACACCCCTTCATAATGCCGTCATATGGATGGATATAAGGGCCGTAAAAGAGGCGGAGGAGATCACCGCTACAGGACATCCTTATTTGAAATATGCCGGAGACTGGGTCTCTCCCGAGTGGATGATTCCAAAGGCTCTATGGTTTAAACGCCACAAACCTGATATATATAAAAAGTCTGCAAAATTCATAGAATGCACCGATTGGATGACATATAAGCTTACGGGGAAGTGGACCTTAAGCCTTGATCATATTGCATCAAAGTGGAATTATGTTAAAAGTGAAGGCGGTTTTCCCCAGGATCTGATGGAAAAGGTTGGGCTAGAGGATCTCATGGAAAAATGGCCCAAAGAAATAAAGGCTCTGGGTGAATATGTGGGAGGCCTCACAAAACAGGCTGCCGAAGAGCTGGGCTTAAAAGAGGGGACTCCCGTGGCTCAGGGCGGTATAGATGCACATCTTGGCATGATAGGTCTGGGAGCGGTAGAGACCGGAGACATGGCCCTCATCATGGGAAGCTCTACATGCCATATGGCTTTATCCCCCATCCCCGTATTTGGTTCCGGTGTATGGGGCCCCTTCGATGAGGCTATAATCCCAGGAAACTGGGTGATGGAAGGTGGTCAGACCTCCACCGGTTCCATAGTGAAATGGTTCAAGGATAACTTTGCCTATAAAGAGGAAGAGGAGGCAAGACAAAAGGGGGTAAGCGTATATACTCTGCTGGATGAAAAAGCCGCTCAGATTCCTGCAGGTTCCGAAGGCCTGGTGCTTCTTGATTACTTTCAAGGAAATAGAAGTCCCCTCCGCGATCCTAAAGCCAGAGGAGCCATATGGGGACTTGGTTTGAAGCATAGAGGTGAGCATATTTTACGAGCTATCTATGAAGGCACGGCTTATGGCACAAGGTTCATACTGGAAGCTTTAAAAGAAAAGAACTTCACGGTTGAAAAGATATATGCCGGCGGCGGAGGCGCCCAGAGCAAGCTGTGGCTAAAGATACATGCAGATGTATGTCAAACACCTATAATACTCACTGAAGATACGGAGTCTATGGCTTTAGGAGCCGCCATGTGTGCCGCAGTGGGGGCAGGAATATATAAAGACTTTAAAGAAGCGGCAAAGAATATGGTAAAAGTAAAGACAAAGATAATGCCTGATCTAGCTAATAAAGACGCATATGATTTTTATTTCGATAAATATAAAAGGACCTATGAACATCTAAAGGATCTAATGCACGAGATGTATGAAAGGGCATAG